A single region of the Palaemon carinicauda isolate YSFRI2023 chromosome 17, ASM3689809v2, whole genome shotgun sequence genome encodes:
- the LOC137656089 gene encoding acid-sensing ion channel 1B-like: MDEQEEVNDRFQKETSNNCDKAGQRLQANRGKTSLQLHVNPGKTFSDISVTGVSRICNKRCPPVQRRLWGLVLLTCTALMMAQVWDRVSCYLSMPVSVNVRVTRNQTLRFPVVTFCNKNLFNITSLNELRDELAEEMNETSQSVIESWDIPDLVGKLGRDAEEIWTRIRHRRELMITECFFTRGRKCEDLGTWSTIYTVLGVCYQYRLNEAVSISGIFNNLYLKLHDPETDRYNDDSGFKILIHDPRDHPIIDIRTHGSTLEEGWEKAVRVTVREFKTIPTQRWPCVKNSSYSSSQCVSKCFLKALYNHTQCLMPYMKDIDGAFCNSSEEYKNGEEWEKNLLFYGRWSHHNCGCMKQCNEDIYSVYAEAAVTGDSTAKLRVFFQDLTFDEISEDIAYDAIALLCDIGGTLGLLLGASVLTFIEIMEVCWIKLIAGRKKLLST, translated from the exons ATGGATGAACAAGAAGAAGTTAACGATAGATTTCAAAAGGAGACCAGTAATAATTGTGACAAGGCTGGTCAGCGACTACAGGCTAATCGTGGCAAGACGAGTCTTCAACTTCATGTTAATCCTGGCAAGACATTCTCGGATATATCAGTGACag GTGTTTCCCGAATATGCAACAAAAGATGCCCACCTGTGCAGCGCAGACTCTGGGGCCTAGTTTTGCTCACCTGCACGGCGCTGATGATGGCGCAGGTGTGGGACAGGGTCAGCTGTTACCTGTCCATGCCCGTCTCTGTCAACGTCCGGGTCACCAGGAATCAAACGTTGAGG TTCCCCGTGGTGACATTTTGCAACAAGAACCTCTTCAACATCACCTCGTTGAACGAGCTACGAGACGAGCTCGCAGAGGAGATGAACGAGACGAGTCAGTCTGTCATCGAATCTTGGGACATACCTGATCTCGTTGGGAAGCTGGGACGTGATGCTGAAGAGATCTGGACTCGGATAAGACATCGGAGGGAGCTTATGATCACTGAG TGCTTCTTCACCCGTGGTCGAAAATGTGAAGATCTTGGGACTTGGTCGACTATCTATACGGTGCTGGGAGTTTGTTATCAATATCGTCTCA ACGAAGCTGTCTCCATCTCCGGGATCTTCAACAACCTGTACCTTAAGCTCCACGATCCGGAGACGGATCGTTACAATGACGACAGCGGATTTAAGATCCTGATCCACGATCCGCGAGACCACCCCATCATTGACATCAGAACTCATGGTTCCACTCTCGAGGAAGGATGGGAAAAGGCGGTCAGAGTCACCGTCAGGGAG TTTAAGACGATCCCAACACAGCGTTGGCCGTGCGTTAAGAATTCCTCTTATTCTTCATCCCAGTGTGTCTCCAAGTGCTTCTTGAAAGCACTTTACAACCATACGCAATGCCTTATGCCATACATGAAGG ATATAGATGGCGCCTTTTGCAACTCGTCGGAGGAATACAAGAATGGCGAGGAATGGGAGAAGAATCTGCTCTTCTATGGACGCTGGTCACACCATAACTGCGGCTGCATGAAGCAATGCAACGAAGATATCTACTCTGTGTATGCCGAGGCAGCCGTCACCGGCGACTCGACAGCTAAATTGCGAGTGTTCTTCCAG GATTTGACATTTGACGAAATCTCCGAGGACATTGCCTACGACGCAATAGCTCTTCTATGCGACATCGGTGGGACGTTGGGTCTACTCCTGGGAGCTTCCGTCCTTACGTTCATTGAGATCATGGAGGTTTGCTGGATAAAGTTGATAGCAGGTAGGAAGAAGTTGCTCTCTACTTAG